A genomic segment from Halomicroarcula saliterrae encodes:
- a CDS encoding Lrp/AsnC family transcriptional regulator: protein MGDDAIDGVDEAILHALQEDARNISSGDIAERTGTSGSTVRKRIQRLEGDEVIKGYSAEIDYQKSGYPLRMLLFCTAPIPERGEQIPGILDIDGVVSVQELVTGERNLLVTVVGETDSDITPVAQELLDLGLTVVDEVLVRSHETTPFGEFDGE, encoded by the coding sequence ATGGGAGACGATGCTATCGATGGTGTCGACGAGGCGATTCTCCACGCCCTCCAGGAGGACGCGCGTAACATCTCGTCGGGCGACATCGCGGAACGGACCGGCACGTCGGGAAGCACCGTTAGGAAACGGATTCAGCGGCTCGAAGGGGACGAGGTCATCAAGGGGTACAGCGCCGAAATCGACTACCAGAAGTCCGGATACCCGCTCCGGATGCTCCTGTTTTGCACCGCGCCGATTCCCGAGCGTGGCGAGCAGATTCCCGGTATCCTCGACATCGACGGCGTCGTCTCGGTTCAGGAGCTAGTCACCGGCGAGCGGAACCTGCTGGTGACCGTCGTCGGCGAGACGGACAGCGACATCACCCCGGTCGCACAGGAGCTACTGGACCTGGGGCTGACTGTCGTCGACGAGGTGCTGGTCCGGAGCCACGAGACGACGCCGTTTGGCGAGTTCGACGGCGAGTAG
- a CDS encoding proton-conducting transporter membrane subunit: protein MSDETQRTTVGPLPNGIGQQAPSTPNALTRAVWLLWGLSLAALVGHAVNGWSPAFGSLVAVDGLTVLMWTVVTFFSGIVHSYSRRYMAGSAHETRFFATVFGFTVVVMALVAANHVALFGALWLAMGLLMAQLIGVIDGWQQAQAAAAVARRYFLASSALLGVSLAALWLATDATTLSGIAAASDTLGGPVWLLAAGALVLAAMIQSALIPFQGWLLSSMTAPTPASALMHAGFVNAGGILLTRFAPVITVDPTLMLAVVGVGAASALGGKLLKSVQTDVKSKLGCSTVGQMGFMIMQAGLGFFGAAITHLILHGFYKAYQFLSSGDGVEHNSPAGRPGRRESVVGVAVTLLTALVGGALFAVLTGKGAKLDSGLLLTFFVVFTTLHAARNAVQHTELPAMARYGAVPLVFFPAIVVYAVVYEGVSGLLAVGTATTELTLLHGAVAVFFVGVYLAIETGVHEHSQRLYVALLNASQPPTDTVLTSTEDYNEY from the coding sequence ATGTCAGACGAAACACAGCGCACGACGGTCGGACCACTTCCGAACGGGATAGGGCAGCAAGCACCGAGCACGCCGAACGCCCTGACCCGGGCCGTCTGGTTGCTGTGGGGGCTGAGTCTGGCCGCACTGGTCGGCCACGCGGTGAACGGCTGGTCACCCGCGTTCGGCAGTCTGGTCGCCGTCGACGGGCTGACCGTCCTGATGTGGACGGTCGTCACGTTCTTTTCGGGCATCGTCCACAGCTACTCCCGGCGCTACATGGCCGGCAGCGCCCACGAGACGCGCTTTTTCGCCACCGTGTTCGGCTTTACCGTGGTGGTGATGGCGCTGGTCGCGGCGAACCACGTCGCCCTCTTTGGCGCCCTGTGGCTGGCGATGGGGCTGTTGATGGCACAGCTCATCGGCGTCATCGACGGCTGGCAGCAGGCACAGGCGGCCGCGGCGGTCGCCCGCAGGTACTTCCTCGCGAGCAGCGCGTTGCTCGGTGTCTCGCTGGCGGCGCTGTGGTTGGCGACCGACGCGACGACGCTCTCCGGAATCGCCGCGGCCTCGGACACGCTGGGCGGGCCGGTGTGGCTCCTCGCCGCCGGCGCGCTCGTCCTCGCGGCGATGATCCAGTCGGCGCTCATCCCGTTTCAGGGCTGGCTGCTCTCCTCGATGACCGCGCCGACGCCGGCGTCGGCGCTGATGCACGCCGGGTTCGTCAACGCCGGCGGCATCCTGCTGACCCGCTTTGCCCCGGTCATCACCGTCGACCCCACACTCATGCTCGCAGTTGTCGGCGTCGGCGCGGCCAGCGCCCTCGGGGGGAAGCTCCTGAAATCGGTCCAGACGGACGTCAAGAGCAAGCTCGGCTGTTCGACGGTCGGCCAGATGGGCTTTATGATAATGCAGGCCGGGCTGGGCTTTTTCGGAGCTGCCATCACCCACCTCATCCTGCACGGCTTCTACAAGGCCTACCAGTTCCTCTCCTCCGGTGACGGCGTCGAACACAACAGCCCCGCCGGGCGGCCGGGCCGCAGGGAGAGCGTCGTCGGCGTCGCCGTGACGCTGTTGACCGCACTGGTCGGCGGCGCGCTGTTCGCGGTGCTGACGGGGAAGGGAGCGAAACTCGACAGCGGCCTCCTGTTGACCTTCTTCGTGGTGTTCACCACGCTACACGCGGCCCGCAACGCGGTCCAGCACACCGAACTGCCGGCGATGGCCCGCTACGGGGCCGTCCCGCTGGTCTTCTTCCCGGCCATCGTCGTCTACGCCGTGGTCTACGAGGGGGTCTCCGGGCTCTTGGCAGTGGGCACGGCGACGACCGAACTGACCCTGCTTCACGGCGCCGTCGCCGTCTTCTTCGTCGGCGTCTACCTCGCCATCGAGACCGGCGTCCACGAGCACAGCCAGCGCCTCTACGTGGCGCTGTTGAACGCCAGCCAACCGCCGACCGACACCGTGTTGACTTCCACGGAGGACTACAATGAGTACTGA
- a CDS encoding DUF2309 domain-containing protein produces the protein MSTESTIRDSIDDAAATVGSVWPIHSFVTANPLSGFEDQPFDEAVAQATDILGGRGYPSPETFRQALEREQIDREILEAELAEAGYEADPEALLDRMDTTVDADEAAEDTVEDRVDHVLTKWLSAFLDEGRAHWALPDRDLGFYGVFRNVAAYDTQIPDAGIVADLPATPVEAIETVLDPYPEAQWEAIFEEQLSALPGWTGFIKQRAEDGGEWQSRHPITLAGYLAVRLSLFDAVDADLSPAKSHTAEPNETDELSEAFLSAWEATYREELVDAVSEASEERADADDGRPDAQLVFCIDTRSEVLRRHLEDTGDYETHGYAGFFGVPMEYEGYNSEVSVEACPPIADTQHTITEHPTDGERQAEYDHLTGIREAAAEIVETIESNAATAYGFVESAGSGYGLALAGRTLVPGRVHDLFDSVDGRVPDEHEFCSPSVETLTLEEKVGYAETAFDLMGWDQFARLAVFTGHASETANNPYDSSLDCGACAGNPGGPSARVLAAICNQDAVREELRERGFDIPDDTVFLAGQHNTTTDEVDLYDSGVPESHAEELETLRSDLKAAREGATAERTRSVDDAVRETERKAADWAETRPEWGLAGNAGFVVGPGELAADLDLDGRAFLHSYDWTTDPDGDALEAIMTAPMVVTQWINCQYYFSTVDNAVYGSGSKITHNPVGNVGVYQGNGGDLMTGLPLQSLKAADDEPYHQPLRLSTVIHAPVDTVTDILADHEDVAGLLDNGWLSLTVVDPTQDHTAFHYAGELSWSPASKDVAAEPSAEATPAVADD, from the coding sequence ATGAGTACTGAATCCACTATCCGCGACAGCATCGACGACGCAGCCGCCACCGTCGGCTCGGTCTGGCCCATCCACTCGTTCGTGACGGCCAACCCCCTCTCGGGGTTCGAGGACCAGCCGTTCGACGAGGCGGTCGCACAGGCCACCGATATCCTCGGCGGCCGGGGCTATCCCAGCCCGGAGACGTTCCGCCAGGCCCTGGAGCGCGAGCAGATAGACCGCGAAATCCTGGAAGCGGAACTCGCCGAGGCCGGCTACGAGGCCGACCCGGAGGCGCTGCTCGACCGTATGGACACGACCGTCGACGCTGACGAGGCCGCAGAGGACACGGTCGAGGACCGCGTCGACCACGTGCTGACGAAGTGGCTGTCTGCCTTCCTCGACGAGGGGCGCGCCCACTGGGCGCTGCCGGACCGTGACCTCGGGTTCTACGGCGTCTTCCGCAACGTAGCCGCCTACGACACCCAGATTCCCGACGCGGGCATCGTCGCGGACCTGCCGGCGACGCCGGTCGAGGCCATCGAGACGGTGCTCGACCCGTATCCCGAGGCGCAGTGGGAGGCCATCTTCGAGGAGCAACTCTCCGCGCTCCCGGGCTGGACCGGCTTCATCAAACAGCGTGCCGAAGACGGGGGCGAGTGGCAGTCGAGGCATCCGATAACACTCGCGGGGTATCTCGCGGTGCGTCTGTCGTTGTTCGACGCCGTCGACGCCGACCTCTCGCCGGCCAAATCCCACACGGCCGAGCCGAACGAAACAGACGAGCTCAGCGAAGCGTTCCTCAGCGCCTGGGAGGCGACCTACCGCGAGGAGCTGGTCGACGCCGTCAGCGAGGCCAGCGAGGAACGTGCCGACGCCGACGACGGCCGTCCTGACGCACAGCTCGTCTTCTGTATCGACACCCGCTCCGAGGTCCTGCGTCGCCACCTCGAGGACACGGGCGACTACGAGACCCACGGCTACGCCGGCTTTTTCGGCGTTCCGATGGAGTACGAGGGGTACAACTCGGAGGTCTCCGTCGAGGCGTGCCCCCCCATCGCGGACACCCAGCACACCATCACCGAGCACCCGACCGACGGCGAGAGGCAGGCCGAGTACGACCACCTGACGGGCATCCGCGAGGCCGCCGCCGAGATTGTCGAGACCATCGAGTCCAACGCCGCGACCGCCTACGGCTTCGTCGAAAGCGCCGGGAGCGGCTACGGGCTCGCACTGGCGGGCCGCACGCTGGTTCCCGGGCGCGTCCACGACCTGTTCGACAGCGTCGACGGGAGAGTGCCCGACGAGCACGAGTTCTGTAGCCCGTCGGTCGAGACCCTCACGCTCGAAGAGAAGGTCGGGTACGCCGAGACCGCCTTCGACCTGATGGGGTGGGACCAGTTCGCCCGTCTGGCGGTGTTCACCGGCCACGCCAGCGAGACCGCGAACAACCCGTACGACTCGAGTCTGGACTGTGGGGCCTGTGCCGGCAACCCCGGCGGCCCGAGCGCCCGCGTCCTCGCGGCGATCTGTAACCAGGACGCCGTGCGGGAGGAACTCCGCGAGCGCGGCTTCGACATTCCCGACGACACCGTGTTCCTCGCCGGCCAGCACAACACCACGACCGACGAGGTCGACCTGTACGACAGCGGTGTGCCCGAGAGCCACGCCGAGGAGCTCGAAACGCTGCGCTCGGACCTGAAGGCGGCCCGCGAAGGCGCGACTGCAGAACGCACGAGGTCGGTTGACGACGCCGTCCGCGAGACCGAGCGCAAGGCGGCCGACTGGGCAGAGACCCGCCCCGAGTGGGGGCTGGCCGGCAACGCCGGTTTCGTCGTCGGGCCGGGGGAGCTGGCGGCCGACCTCGACCTCGACGGCCGCGCGTTCCTGCATTCGTACGACTGGACGACCGACCCCGACGGCGACGCGCTGGAAGCGATCATGACGGCGCCGATGGTCGTCACCCAGTGGATTAACTGCCAGTACTACTTCTCGACCGTCGACAACGCAGTGTACGGCAGCGGGTCGAAGATAACCCACAACCCCGTCGGCAACGTCGGCGTCTACCAGGGCAACGGCGGCGACCTGATGACCGGCCTGCCGCTGCAGTCGCTCAAGGCGGCCGACGACGAGCCCTACCACCAGCCGCTGCGTCTCTCGACGGTCATCCACGCACCGGTCGACACCGTCACCGACATCCTCGCGGACCACGAGGACGTGGCCGGTCTGCTCGACAACGGGTGGCTCTCGCTGACCGTCGTCGACCCGACCCAGGACCACACCGCCTTCCACTACGCCGGCGAACTCTCCTGGAGCCCGGCCAGCAAAGACGTGGCCGCCGAACCGTCTGCCGAAGCCACGCCGGCCGTGGCCGACGACTGA